The Thermocrinis ruber genome has a window encoding:
- a CDS encoding N-6 DNA methylase, which translates to MTNYQRWQGIQGKSFLSRIFSAREVKHGLSIFTDEEINAIENLITEQDGRLYIRCQITGRDKIAKPEEIVRQLWIYRLMNRYNYPRDRIRVESPVYFGSSAEPRFADIVVLHEDLEHPYIIFEVKRPNRRDGLEQLKSYCNAQGSPIGVWSNGNEIIRLYKEEPNIFVEIPEIPSYGQSLRDILAQRWTIKWLEEHDELKQGKTTLKKILLDLEELVLGNAGVDVFEEVFKLIYAKLYDEWTGLNDPSYKLEFFVGDRSPAEVKRAITNLLEGAKREWPGIFEPTDRIKLRDNHLKVCVSFLEKIKLFNSNLQIIDEAFEYLIPQVSKKKEGQFFTPRPVIDMVVKMLNPKANEFVIDPACGSGGFLLHAVMWVAGGIISGKPLPENARNFAQNKIYGIDFNEKAVKIAKAINLIVGDGKSHVYKDNSLAPHTWSDETKSGLRGRLLRFPSDSVKDRENQEKFLFFDFDVLMTNPPFAGTVKERDILRLYKLAEKNGKLVDKIGRHILFLERSLQFLKPGGRMAIVLPQGLLNNTSAEYIRRFIIEEARILAVVGLHVNTFKPHTGTKTSVLFLRKYTEEEKQKIQQIRLKYEGEWEEFLENLKEKYQNLSWDSPVDEEEIPEELRSFLETYFENREEIGELPTEETEVEETDATEEKNRGKKPLAVLIQEKSELEEVLREKEEELRSAKAGRKAELKKEIKALQKKIDKLIKEISQRTLAGQISLVLNDERITEAFKKYWLDGKVMKELDYPIFFAVNEKPIKDESGEYRYKKNPDGSFVLDEHGHPVIDHDLDEIAEAFIKFAKEQLAKGDNHFDFWREKDGSI; encoded by the coding sequence ATGACGAACTATCAAAGATGGCAAGGGATACAGGGTAAATCTTTCCTATCTCGGATTTTCTCTGCACGAGAAGTGAAGCATGGGTTGTCTATTTTTACCGATGAAGAAATTAACGCTATAGAAAATCTTATTACTGAACAAGATGGGAGACTTTATATTAGGTGTCAGATCACGGGCAGAGATAAAATTGCCAAACCCGAGGAAATTGTAAGACAACTTTGGATATATAGATTAATGAATAGATACAATTATCCAAGAGATAGAATACGTGTAGAAAGTCCTGTATATTTTGGTTCTTCTGCTGAACCAAGGTTTGCAGATATTGTAGTTCTTCATGAAGATTTAGAGCATCCTTACATAATTTTTGAAGTAAAAAGACCAAACAGGAGAGATGGATTAGAACAATTAAAGAGTTATTGTAATGCGCAAGGATCCCCAATTGGTGTGTGGTCTAATGGAAATGAAATCATACGGCTATATAAGGAGGAGCCAAATATATTTGTAGAAATTCCAGAAATACCTTCATACGGTCAAAGTTTGAGAGATATCTTAGCGCAAAGATGGACGATTAAATGGCTTGAAGAGCACGATGAATTAAAACAAGGTAAGACGACATTGAAAAAAATATTACTTGATTTAGAGGAACTTGTTTTAGGTAATGCTGGGGTTGATGTTTTTGAAGAAGTATTCAAACTGATTTACGCTAAGCTTTATGACGAATGGACAGGGCTTAATGACCCCTCGTATAAATTGGAATTTTTTGTTGGAGATAGAAGTCCAGCAGAAGTAAAAAGGGCGATAACAAATTTATTAGAAGGAGCAAAGAGAGAATGGCCTGGGATTTTTGAACCTACAGATAGAATTAAATTGAGAGACAATCATTTGAAAGTCTGCGTTTCTTTCTTAGAAAAGATAAAGCTATTTAATTCCAATTTACAAATTATTGATGAGGCCTTTGAGTATTTAATACCTCAGGTTTCCAAGAAGAAAGAGGGACAGTTTTTTACTCCCCGTCCCGTAATAGATATGGTTGTTAAAATGCTCAATCCTAAAGCCAATGAGTTCGTTATTGATCCTGCTTGTGGCTCTGGGGGGTTCCTTTTACATGCTGTGATGTGGGTTGCTGGGGGAATAATTAGCGGAAAACCTTTGCCTGAAAATGCAAGGAATTTTGCCCAAAATAAAATTTATGGAATTGATTTTAACGAAAAAGCAGTAAAAATAGCTAAGGCAATTAACCTAATAGTTGGAGATGGTAAATCGCATGTTTACAAAGACAATTCGTTAGCACCTCACACATGGAGTGATGAAACAAAATCTGGTCTAAGAGGTAGGCTCCTAAGGTTCCCTAGTGATTCCGTAAAAGATAGAGAAAATCAAGAGAAATTTTTATTCTTTGATTTTGATGTCTTGATGACAAACCCACCCTTTGCAGGCACGGTAAAAGAAAGAGATATACTAAGACTTTACAAACTCGCAGAGAAAAATGGCAAATTGGTAGATAAAATTGGTAGGCATATTCTTTTCTTGGAGCGTTCTTTACAATTTCTAAAACCCGGCGGAAGAATGGCTATTGTTTTGCCTCAGGGATTGTTGAATAATACAAGCGCTGAATATATCCGTAGATTTATTATTGAGGAGGCACGAATTTTAGCAGTCGTAGGCTTGCACGTCAACACTTTCAAACCTCACACAGGAACAAAAACAAGCGTTTTGTTCTTGCGTAAATATACCGAAGAAGAAAAACAAAAAATTCAACAAATAAGGCTTAAATATGAAGGCGAATGGGAAGAATTCTTGGAAAACCTGAAAGAAAAATATCAAAATTTAAGCTGGGATAGTCCGGTAGATGAAGAAGAAATACCAGAAGAATTAAGATCTTTTCTGGAAACCTATTTTGAAAATAGAGAAGAAATCGGGGAATTGCCTACAGAAGAAACCGAGGTTGAAGAAACAGACGCTACAGAAGAAAAAAACAGAGGAAAGAAACCCCTTGCAGTCTTAATTCAGGAGAAATCCGAATTAGAAGAAGTGTTGAGAGAAAAAGAGGAGGAACTACGAAGCGCAAAGGCAGGAAGGAAGGCAGAACTGAAAAAGGAAATTAAAGCATTACAAAAAAAGATAGACAAGCTTATAAAAGAGATCTCTCAAAGAACTTTAGCAGGACAAATAAGTTTAGTTTTAAATGATGAAAGGATTACAGAAGCTTTCAAAAAATACTGGCTTGACGGAAAAGTAATGAAAGAACTGGACTACCCTATATTCTTTGCTGTTAATGAAAAGCCAATAAAGGATGAAAGCGGAGAGTATAGATACAAGAAAAATCCTGACGGTTCTTTTGTTTTGGATGAGCACGGACACCCTGTTATTGACCATGATTTAGATGAAATAGCGGAGGCATTCATTAAATTTGCCAAAGAACAGTTAGCAAAAGGAGATAATCATTTTGACTTTTGGAGAGAAAAAGATGGCAGTATTTAG
- a CDS encoding DUF29 domain-containing protein, translating to MEQTTQSLKELYEKDFYLWVMENLKLLKNKEYDLVDWENLLEEIEDMGQRHYDAMVSYMAVIMEHLYKWENFRYSQDMGHDWIETIYTHRRKVARIFRKHPSLRVKAQGKEVLQEAWEEGVHALIDWFKLPRNKALVQFYFKGRIPTERDFPQECPYSLEQIMEYEPWLEK from the coding sequence ATGGAACAAACGACCCAAAGCTTAAAAGAGCTATACGAAAAGGATTTTTATCTGTGGGTAATGGAGAACCTCAAGCTTCTCAAAAACAAAGAGTATGACCTTGTGGATTGGGAGAACCTGTTGGAGGAAATAGAGGATATGGGGCAAAGACATTATGATGCTATGGTTAGCTATATGGCGGTAATTATGGAGCATCTGTATAAGTGGGAGAATTTTAGGTATAGTCAGGATATGGGACACGATTGGATAGAAACTATTTATACTCACAGGAGAAAGGTAGCAAGAATTTTTAGAAAACACCCATCCTTGAGAGTAAAGGCTCAGGGGAAAGAGGTCCTACAAGAAGCATGGGAAGAGGGAGTTCATGCGTTAATAGATTGGTTTAAGCTTCCACGAAACAAAGCGTTGGTTCAGTTCTATTTCAAAGGAAGAATTCCAACAGAAAGAGATTTTCCACAAGAATGTCCTTATAGCCTTGAACAAATCATGGAGTACGAACCATGGCTTGAAAAGTGA
- a CDS encoding LytR/AlgR family response regulator transcription factor has product MKAFIVEDEPIARERLKRLLKEIGGIDIIGEADSKEKALSEIKDKEIDVLFLDIKLPDGTGLEIAKEVIETMEEPPYIIFTTAYGEFALEAFKVNAIDYLLKPFTKEDVEKALSKIKSTKSKISNLAKIATITTGTDILIPVKHLSKVVLLKPDDIYYIKAELSETVIKTKDREYFSSRKLYEFEELLKNRGFFRVHRSYLVNLAKIKEMRSVEQSKFLITFQDISDTIKTSRDGAKHLREYLNI; this is encoded by the coding sequence ATGAAAGCTTTTATAGTAGAAGACGAGCCGATAGCGAGGGAGAGACTAAAGAGATTGTTAAAAGAGATCGGTGGCATTGACATAATCGGAGAAGCAGACAGCAAAGAAAAAGCCCTATCAGAGATAAAAGATAAAGAAATTGATGTGCTGTTTTTGGACATTAAACTTCCGGATGGTACAGGCTTAGAAATTGCAAAAGAAGTGATAGAAACGATGGAAGAGCCACCATACATAATCTTCACAACCGCTTACGGAGAGTTTGCGCTGGAAGCTTTCAAAGTAAATGCAATAGACTACCTTTTAAAGCCCTTCACAAAAGAGGACGTAGAAAAGGCGCTAAGCAAAATAAAAAGCACAAAAAGTAAAATATCAAACCTCGCAAAGATAGCAACCATTACCACCGGCACAGACATACTCATACCCGTAAAGCATCTTAGCAAAGTGGTTCTTTTAAAACCAGATGATATTTACTACATAAAAGCTGAACTTTCTGAGACGGTCATAAAGACAAAGGATAGGGAATATTTCTCCAGCAGGAAGCTTTATGAATTTGAGGAACTCTTAAAAAACAGAGGATTTTTCAGAGTTCACAGAAGCTATTTAGTAAACCTCGCAAAAATAAAAGAGATGAGGTCAGTAGAGCAGAGCAAATTTCTAATCACCTTCCAAGATATTTCAGACACCATAAAAACAAGCAGGGACGGTGCAAAACATTTAAGGGAATACCTAAACATTTGA